From one Streptomyces sp. CA-210063 genomic stretch:
- a CDS encoding SsgA family sporulation/cell division regulator — protein MHPAQPTRPTPPALEQGAHARLITPHYDEVPVRTTLRYTPDDPFAVHIDFPAGASTDGASVTWTFARALLAEGLTTPAGIGDVHLWPCGPAHTVVELHSPHGMAMIRFDTPALRRFLRRSFAVVALGGEDLEPALDDGLASLLGGV, from the coding sequence ATGCACCCCGCACAGCCCACCCGGCCCACACCTCCCGCGCTCGAACAAGGCGCCCACGCCCGCCTGATCACCCCCCACTACGACGAGGTCCCGGTCCGCACCACCCTGCGCTACACCCCCGACGACCCCTTCGCCGTGCACATCGACTTCCCGGCCGGCGCCTCCACCGACGGCGCGAGCGTGACGTGGACGTTCGCCCGCGCCCTGCTGGCGGAGGGGCTGACCACCCCGGCCGGGATCGGCGACGTACACCTGTGGCCCTGCGGCCCGGCCCACACGGTGGTCGAACTCCACTCGCCGCACGGCATGGCCATGATCCGCTTCGACACCCCGGCGCTCCGCCGCTTCCTGCGCCGCTCGTTCGCCGTCGTCGCGCTCGGCGGCGAGGACCTGGAACCGGCACTCGACGACGGCCTCGCCTCCCTGCTGGGCGGCGTCTGA
- a CDS encoding permease: protein MQKTDEPAEGAAQAGPEPAVVVLTATTGEATGETTGETTDETTDETTDEATGEPTDEDSDETHDHNWPRHWPLLLLGAAVVPGLALFAVGRWMEEPAVQAWRTVCLSITVQALPFLLLGTALSGAINAFVPARVFTRVLPRKPALAVPVAGAAGVVLPGCECASVPVASSLIGRGVNPAAAFAFLLSAPAINPIVLTATAIAFPGSPAMVLARLLASLVTAAAMGWLWLWLGREEWLKPVARHTGHRPGQSRRHEFRVGFQHDFLHAGGFLVVGAMAAATFNVLVPRTVLDTFADSPWLSVLFLAALAILLSVCSEADAFVAASLTGFSPTARLTFMVVGPMVDLKLIALQTGTFGRAFALRFSSATVVVAILCSVLIGAVLL from the coding sequence ATGCAGAAGACAGATGAACCAGCCGAAGGGGCGGCGCAGGCGGGGCCTGAGCCGGCCGTCGTGGTTCTCACGGCGACCACGGGCGAGGCCACAGGCGAGACCACAGGCGAGACCACCGACGAGACCACCGACGAGACCACGGACGAGGCCACAGGTGAGCCCACCGACGAGGACTCCGACGAGACCCACGACCACAACTGGCCCCGTCACTGGCCCCTGCTGCTCCTCGGCGCGGCCGTCGTCCCCGGCCTCGCGCTGTTCGCCGTGGGCCGGTGGATGGAGGAGCCGGCCGTGCAGGCGTGGCGGACCGTCTGTCTCTCCATCACGGTGCAGGCGCTGCCGTTCCTGCTGCTCGGTACGGCGCTCTCGGGTGCCATCAACGCGTTCGTGCCGGCGCGGGTGTTCACCCGGGTGCTGCCCCGCAAGCCGGCGCTCGCCGTGCCGGTCGCCGGTGCCGCCGGGGTCGTGCTGCCCGGCTGCGAGTGCGCGTCGGTGCCGGTCGCGAGCAGCCTGATAGGCCGGGGAGTCAATCCGGCCGCGGCCTTCGCGTTCCTCCTCTCCGCCCCCGCCATCAACCCGATCGTCCTGACCGCCACGGCCATCGCCTTCCCCGGCAGCCCCGCCATGGTGCTGGCCCGGCTGCTCGCCTCGCTCGTCACCGCCGCGGCGATGGGCTGGCTGTGGCTCTGGCTGGGGCGCGAGGAATGGCTCAAGCCGGTCGCGCGGCACACGGGACACCGGCCCGGGCAGAGCCGCCGGCACGAGTTCCGGGTCGGCTTCCAGCACGACTTCCTGCACGCGGGCGGCTTCCTCGTCGTCGGCGCGATGGCCGCGGCCACCTTCAACGTGCTCGTCCCGCGCACCGTGCTCGACACCTTCGCCGACTCGCCCTGGCTGTCGGTCCTGTTCCTCGCCGCGCTCGCCATCCTCCTGTCGGTGTGCTCCGAGGCCGACGCCTTCGTCGCCGCGTCCCTCACCGGCTTCTCGCCCACCGCGCGGCTGACGTTCATGGTGGTCGGACCGATGGTCGACCTGAAGCTGATCGCCCTCCAGACGGGCACCTTCGGCCGGGCCTTCGCCCTCCGCTTCTCCTCCGCGACGGTCGTCGTCGCGATCCTGTGCAGCGTCCTGATCGGAGCCGTACTCCTGTGA
- a CDS encoding TIGR03943 family putative permease subunit, translating to MKRPLQALLLLLSGLGLLHATVLTDHYLRYVKEGMFPFLIASGLLLLVLGAAEAWSLRRPRGTVEQENDDDHADGDAHGHDHSTPPRVAWLLLLPALSLLFYAPPAIGAYTASREAPKAVTVTEQDDFDPLPATSPLPMTLTDFTRRVQQDRDHAIDGRTVRMTGFVTPDKEGDERESSWYLTRTIFSCCAADAQFVKVRVHGTPPPPADTWVTVTGTWHPTGTLGTNSAQAALDALTVEKVDRPSNGYTDALPLPAS from the coding sequence GTGAAACGACCCCTACAGGCGCTCCTGCTCCTCCTCAGCGGCCTCGGCCTGCTCCACGCCACCGTCCTCACCGACCACTACCTCCGATACGTCAAGGAGGGCATGTTCCCCTTCCTCATCGCCTCGGGCCTGCTGCTGCTCGTGCTGGGCGCGGCGGAGGCATGGTCCCTGCGGAGACCACGCGGGACGGTCGAGCAGGAGAACGACGACGACCACGCTGACGGTGACGCCCACGGCCATGACCACTCCACCCCACCCCGAGTCGCCTGGCTCCTGCTCCTGCCCGCCCTGAGCCTGCTCTTCTACGCCCCACCGGCCATCGGCGCGTACACCGCCTCCCGCGAGGCCCCCAAGGCGGTGACGGTCACGGAACAGGACGACTTCGACCCCCTGCCGGCCACCTCACCGCTCCCGATGACCCTCACCGACTTCACCCGCCGGGTGCAGCAGGACCGCGACCACGCCATCGACGGCCGCACCGTCCGGATGACGGGCTTCGTCACGCCCGACAAAGAGGGCGATGAGAGGGAGAGCAGCTGGTACCTGACCCGCACGATCTTCTCCTGCTGCGCCGCGGACGCCCAGTTCGTGAAGGTACGCGTCCACGGCACCCCACCCCCGCCCGCCGACACCTGGGTCACCGTCACCGGCACCTGGCACCCCACCGGCACCCTCGGCACGAACTCCGCCCAGGCCGCCCTGGACGCCCTCACCGTCGAGAAGGTCGACCGCCCGTCCAACGGCTACACGGACGCCCTCCCGCTCCCAGCCTCCTGA
- a CDS encoding aminoglycoside phosphotransferase family protein codes for MSSFQGKLHADEFDIDEALVRRLIAAQFPEWAGLPLAPAPAAGTDNVMYRLGDDMVVRLPRKPDGAHQADREHRWLPLLAPHLPLAVPEPLGKGRPGEGYGLPWSVLRWLDGENAYDAPVADPGCAAEELGRFVAALRKVDATGGPVSFRGGPVSANDDEVRDAIRGLGADGSVDGALATAVWEETLRLPQWTGAPVWVHADLLPGNLLTTAGRLTAVIDFGGLGIGDPSCDLLPAWTLFTAETRTAFRETADVDDATWARGRGWALCFGIVAEHYYRDKGHVLAEVGRRAVGEVLAEYA; via the coding sequence ATGTCGTCCTTCCAAGGGAAGCTGCACGCCGACGAGTTCGACATCGACGAGGCGCTGGTCCGGCGGCTGATCGCCGCGCAGTTCCCCGAGTGGGCCGGGCTGCCGCTCGCCCCGGCGCCCGCCGCCGGGACGGACAACGTCATGTACCGCCTGGGGGACGACATGGTGGTACGACTCCCCCGGAAGCCCGACGGCGCCCACCAGGCCGACAGGGAACACCGCTGGCTGCCGCTGCTGGCCCCGCACCTGCCGCTCGCCGTACCGGAACCGCTCGGCAAGGGGCGGCCCGGTGAGGGGTACGGGCTGCCGTGGTCGGTGCTGCGCTGGCTGGACGGCGAGAACGCGTACGACGCGCCGGTCGCCGATCCCGGCTGCGCGGCCGAGGAGTTGGGCCGCTTCGTGGCGGCGCTGCGGAAGGTGGACGCGACCGGCGGGCCGGTGTCCTTCCGTGGCGGCCCGGTGAGTGCGAACGACGACGAGGTCCGGGACGCGATCCGTGGGCTGGGCGCGGACGGCTCGGTGGACGGGGCGCTCGCCACCGCCGTCTGGGAGGAGACCCTCCGCCTCCCCCAGTGGACCGGCGCCCCCGTCTGGGTCCACGCCGACCTCCTCCCCGGCAACCTCCTCACCACCGCCGGCCGGCTCACCGCCGTCATCGACTTCGGCGGCCTGGGCATCGGCGACCCCTCCTGCGACCTGCTGCCAGCCTGGACCCTCTTCACAGCCGAGACCCGCACCGCGTTCCGCGAGACCGCCGACGTCGACGACGCGACCTGGGCGCGGGGGCGGGGCTGGGCCCTGTGCTTCGGGATCGTCGCCGAGCACTACTACCGCGACAAGGGGCATGTGCTGGCGGAGGTGGGGCGGCGGGCTGTGGGGGAGGTGTTGGCGGAGTACGCGTAG
- a CDS encoding M4 family metallopeptidase, whose protein sequence is MSRIRHLRRPHLATTGTAVVAAALLAATLTPTAGAADRPTRSTAIANAADVLRDRAASLGLTSAQDTTVRDVIVDADGAQHVRYDRTYRQLPVLGGDFVVHLTPGGEYRSANRATIHEITVPTVTPTVKAPKAADIAAAALRAANVGETLRKLTSKPRLVVDALHGAPKLAWQTDALAQDEAGNPVARTVVTDAATGRQIDAWDALETATGDGRSLYGGTVPLETTLSGATYQLKDPTRGNTYTGDAANQTDLCLLGICVRRAPATLFTDADNHWGTGTTADRATAAVDAQYGTDTTWDYYKNVHSRNGIANDGRGSYNRVHYGNAYNNAFWDDSCFCMTYGDGDGNLLGPLVSLDVAGHEMTHGVTSATADLTYSGEPGGLNEATSDIFGTLVEFYAGNASDPGDWLVGEKIVRSGFGEPALRFMDQPSKDGSSADCWSSSVGNLDVHYSSGVANHFAYLLAEGSGTKTIGGVEHSSTTCDGSTVTGIGKDKLGAIWYRALTVYMTSSTNYAAARTATLNAARDLYGAESTEYSAVAAAWSAVSVG, encoded by the coding sequence ATGAGCCGAATACGGCACCTCCGACGCCCGCACCTCGCCACCACCGGTACCGCCGTCGTGGCCGCCGCGCTGCTGGCGGCGACGCTCACCCCCACCGCCGGGGCCGCCGACAGACCGACCCGGAGCACGGCGATCGCCAACGCCGCCGACGTCCTGCGGGACCGCGCGGCGAGCCTGGGGCTCACCTCCGCCCAGGACACCACCGTACGAGACGTGATCGTGGACGCGGACGGCGCACAGCACGTCCGCTACGACCGGACGTACCGTCAACTGCCGGTACTGGGCGGCGACTTCGTCGTCCATCTCACTCCCGGCGGCGAGTACCGGAGCGCGAACCGGGCGACGATCCACGAGATCACCGTCCCCACCGTAACCCCCACCGTGAAGGCGCCCAAGGCCGCCGACATCGCCGCCGCCGCGCTGCGCGCCGCGAACGTCGGCGAGACGCTCCGCAAGCTGACGTCCAAGCCGCGGCTGGTCGTCGACGCCCTGCACGGCGCCCCGAAGCTGGCCTGGCAGACGGATGCGCTGGCGCAGGACGAGGCCGGCAACCCGGTCGCCCGTACGGTCGTCACCGACGCCGCCACCGGCAGGCAGATCGACGCCTGGGACGCGCTGGAGACGGCGACGGGCGACGGCCGGTCGCTCTACGGCGGCACGGTCCCGTTGGAGACGACGCTCTCCGGGGCGACGTACCAGCTCAAAGATCCCACGCGCGGCAACACGTACACCGGTGACGCCGCGAACCAGACCGACCTCTGCCTCCTCGGCATCTGCGTCCGTCGCGCCCCCGCGACGCTCTTCACGGACGCCGACAACCACTGGGGCACGGGCACGACCGCGGACCGCGCCACCGCGGCCGTCGACGCCCAGTACGGCACCGACACCACCTGGGACTACTACAAGAACGTCCACAGCCGGAACGGCATCGCGAACGACGGCCGGGGCTCGTACAACCGCGTCCACTACGGCAACGCCTACAACAACGCCTTCTGGGACGACAGTTGCTTCTGCATGACGTACGGCGACGGTGACGGGAACCTGCTCGGCCCGCTCGTCTCGCTGGACGTGGCCGGCCACGAGATGACCCACGGCGTCACCTCCGCGACGGCCGACCTGACGTACTCGGGTGAGCCCGGCGGCCTCAACGAGGCCACGTCCGACATCTTCGGCACGCTGGTCGAGTTCTACGCGGGCAACGCCTCCGACCCCGGTGACTGGCTCGTCGGCGAGAAGATCGTCCGCTCGGGCTTCGGCGAACCGGCGCTCAGGTTCATGGACCAGCCTTCGAAGGACGGCTCCTCGGCGGACTGCTGGAGCTCGTCGGTGGGGAACCTGGACGTCCACTACTCCTCCGGCGTCGCCAACCACTTCGCGTACCTCCTCGCCGAGGGCAGCGGCACGAAGACCATCGGCGGCGTGGAGCACTCCAGCACCACCTGCGACGGCTCGACGGTCACCGGCATCGGCAAGGACAAGCTGGGCGCGATCTGGTACCGGGCGCTGACGGTGTACATGACCTCGTCGACGAACTACGCGGCGGCGCGTACGGCGACGCTGAACGCGGCGCGGGATCTGTACGGGGCGGAGAGCACGGAGTACAGCGCGGTGGCGGCGGCGTGGAGTGCGGTGTCGGTGGGCTGA
- a CDS encoding gamma-glutamylcyclotransferase family protein: MLPFFVYGTLRPGEHNHDLFLRGRTRAEEPARMRGLVLYHGPGYPYAVEETGGGGGRGATVSGELVTARPEAYDELLRDLDRLEDYTPGDPTNLYERVERAATLDDGTAVRAWVYVAAPAVAAGLRGRGKRIEGGDWCGRRDRGLPCA, encoded by the coding sequence GTGCTCCCCTTCTTCGTCTACGGCACCCTCCGCCCCGGCGAGCACAACCACGACCTCTTCCTCCGCGGCCGCACCCGCGCCGAGGAACCCGCCCGGATGCGCGGCCTGGTCCTGTACCACGGCCCGGGGTACCCGTACGCCGTGGAGGAGACCGGCGGGGGCGGTGGGCGCGGCGCCACGGTGAGCGGCGAACTCGTCACCGCCCGGCCCGAGGCCTACGACGAACTCCTGCGTGACCTCGACCGGTTGGAGGACTACACGCCGGGCGACCCCACGAACCTGTACGAGCGGGTGGAACGGGCGGCGACGCTCGACGACGGCACGGCCGTGCGGGCCTGGGTGTACGTCGCCGCCCCGGCCGTCGCCGCGGGGCTGCGGGGCCGGGGGAAGCGGATCGAGGGTGGGGACTGGTGCGGGCGCCGCGACCGGGGGCTGCCGTGCGCCTAA
- a CDS encoding IS5 family transposase (programmed frameshift): MTDLVERLVPDELWVLFRRVVPPTEVVRPQGGGRRRAGDRETLAAIIFVATSGCTWRQLPPVFGPSWQTAYRRFAQWGRARVWARLHRVVLDELGARGEIDWSRCAIDSVSFRAAKGGHLTGPNPTDRGKLGSKIHLITDRNGLPLSLGISAANMHDSQGLQPLVRGIPPIRSPRGPRRRRPAKLHADKGYDYDHLRRWLRKRGIRHRIARKGIESSQRLGRHRWVVERTVSWLAGCRRLHRRYERKAEHFLAFAGIAAALICHRRLVRVDGHNQSA; the protein is encoded by the exons ATGACGGATTTGGTTGAGCGTCTGGTACCGGACGAGTTGTGGGTGCTGTTTCGGCGGGTGGTGCCGCCAACGGAGGTGGTACGTCCGCAGGGTGGGGGCCGGCGGCGGGCCGGTGATCGCGAGACCCTGGCCGCGATCATCTTCGTGGCCACCTCGGGCTGTACCTGGCGGCAACTCCCACCGGTGTTCGGTCCGAGTTGGCAGACGGCCTACCGACGGTTCGCTCAGTGGGGCCGGGCCCGCGTCTGGGCAAGGCTCCACCGCGTCGTCCTCGACGAACTCGGCGCCCGCGGCGAGATCGACTGGTCGCGGTGCGCGATCGACTCCGTCAGCTTCCGGGCAGCAAAAGGGGGCCACT TGACCGGACCGAATCCGACCGACCGCGGCAAGCTGGGATCGAAAATCCACCTGATCACGGACCGGAACGGACTCCCACTGTCGCTGGGCATCTCGGCTGCCAACATGCACGACAGCCAGGGCCTTCAGCCGCTCGTGCGTGGCATCCCGCCCATTCGTTCTCCCCGCGGACCCCGTCGCCGCCGCCCGGCGAAGCTGCACGCAGACAAGGGCTACGACTATGACCACCTGCGCCGATGGCTCCGCAAGCGAGGCATCCGCCACCGCATAGCCCGCAAAGGGATCGAGTCCTCACAGCGGCTCGGCCGCCACCGATGGGTTGTCGAGAGGACCGTTTCCTGGCTCGCCGGCTGCCGCCGGCTCCACCGCCGCTACGAGCGCAAGGCAGAACATTTCCTCGCCTTCGCCGGCATAGCCGCAGCCCTCATCTGTCACCGCCGACTCGTCCGTGTGGACGGGCATAACCAGTCAGCGTGA
- a CDS encoding alpha-galactosidase: MPQHDSHEWTDSFPWSLSYRWGHSALTADFDLSGDTPRLLRVRRPGEPEPGPEDAKNDASLPLVDLVLLGDGTGWARPRFTGTAIGGRLRYRAHHSTCGATHGLGDGTGWHRLTFELHDPVSGLTAFVEYASPDGVPVLRSRVRLRNDGTETVTVRSVGSLLLGGLPSPDELSVFRARNDWLAECRWYAEPLRDSVPDINHTVHGGTGHAAARLAGQGSWPTDGHLAMGALLHRTDARSWLWQIESASSWVWEAGASAGRTYLALGGPTHDTHQWREVLAPGGEFTTEWAALALGTCFDGALAALTSYRRAVRRPHPDHHQLPVIFNDYMNTLMGDPTTEKLLPLIDTAAEAGAEYFCVDAGWYDDGEYGGSGGDGEHVGSRDDGEHVGSGEVENVDSPGGWWESVGAWLPSARRFPGGGPGGGVEGIRVVLDRIRERGMVPGLWLEPEVIGVRSPLAEELPAEAFLRHGDGTRVTEQGRHQLDLTHPAARAHLDETVDRIVGEWGVGYLKLDYNITTSAPGHLAHSRAWLSWLSSVLDRHPGLVVENCASGGMRMDGASLAVAQLQSTSDQQDPLRYPPIAASAPTAVPPEQGAVWAYPQPTCTDAEIAFTLGSALLGRIHLSGHLDRMTPHQLDLVQDALTTYKSIRADLRTALPFWPLGLPGWTDDWIALGLRPPVAGTGPVYVTVWRRAGATERSFALPHLADQHGADGGSVRVEILHPRATKATAEWDGSGLRVSMPEAPSVLLLRLTTAAP, encoded by the coding sequence ATGCCGCAGCACGACAGCCACGAGTGGACCGACTCGTTCCCATGGAGCCTCTCGTACCGCTGGGGCCACTCCGCGCTGACCGCCGACTTCGACCTGAGCGGCGACACCCCCCGGCTGCTGCGCGTCCGGCGCCCCGGTGAACCGGAACCGGGCCCCGAGGACGCCAAGAACGACGCCTCGCTGCCCCTGGTCGACCTGGTCCTGCTCGGCGACGGCACGGGCTGGGCGAGGCCGCGTTTCACCGGCACGGCGATCGGCGGCCGCCTGAGATACCGCGCGCACCACTCCACGTGCGGCGCCACCCACGGCTTGGGCGACGGCACGGGCTGGCACCGGCTGACCTTCGAACTCCACGATCCCGTGAGCGGGTTGACCGCCTTCGTCGAGTACGCCTCACCGGACGGCGTCCCCGTCCTGCGCTCCCGGGTCCGGCTGCGCAACGACGGCACCGAGACGGTCACCGTACGTTCCGTCGGCAGTCTGCTCCTCGGCGGACTCCCCTCCCCCGACGAGCTGTCGGTGTTCCGGGCGCGCAACGACTGGCTCGCGGAGTGCCGTTGGTACGCCGAGCCGCTGCGGGACTCCGTGCCCGACATCAACCACACGGTGCACGGGGGCACCGGACACGCGGCGGCACGCCTTGCCGGGCAGGGCAGTTGGCCCACCGACGGGCACCTCGCGATGGGCGCGCTCCTGCACCGTACGGACGCGCGCAGCTGGCTGTGGCAGATCGAGTCGGCGTCGAGCTGGGTCTGGGAGGCCGGCGCGTCGGCGGGCCGGACGTACCTCGCGCTCGGCGGCCCGACGCACGACACACACCAGTGGCGCGAAGTCCTCGCGCCGGGCGGGGAGTTCACGACCGAGTGGGCCGCCCTCGCCCTCGGCACCTGCTTCGACGGGGCCCTGGCCGCGCTGACCTCCTACCGCCGGGCCGTACGCCGCCCGCACCCGGACCACCACCAACTGCCGGTGATCTTCAACGACTACATGAACACCCTCATGGGCGACCCGACCACCGAGAAGCTGCTGCCGCTGATCGACACGGCGGCGGAGGCGGGCGCGGAGTACTTCTGCGTGGACGCGGGGTGGTACGACGACGGGGAGTACGGCGGGAGTGGTGGCGACGGGGAACACGTCGGGAGTCGTGACGACGGGGAACACGTCGGGAGCGGCGAGGTGGAGAACGTCGATTCGCCGGGAGGCTGGTGGGAGAGTGTCGGCGCCTGGCTGCCGTCGGCGCGGCGCTTCCCCGGTGGTGGGCCCGGTGGGGGCGTCGAGGGCATCCGGGTCGTGCTCGACCGGATCCGGGAGCGCGGGATGGTGCCGGGGCTGTGGCTGGAGCCGGAGGTCATCGGGGTGCGCAGCCCGCTCGCCGAGGAGCTGCCCGCCGAGGCCTTCCTCCGCCACGGGGACGGCACGCGGGTCACCGAACAGGGCCGCCACCAGCTCGACCTGACCCACCCGGCGGCCCGGGCCCACCTCGACGAGACGGTCGACCGCATCGTCGGCGAGTGGGGCGTCGGCTATCTGAAACTCGACTACAACATCACCACCTCGGCGCCGGGCCACCTCGCCCACTCCCGGGCCTGGCTGTCCTGGCTGTCCTCGGTCCTGGACCGCCACCCCGGCCTCGTCGTCGAGAACTGCGCCTCCGGCGGCATGCGCATGGACGGCGCCTCCCTGGCCGTGGCCCAGCTCCAGTCCACCTCCGACCAGCAGGACCCCCTGCGCTACCCACCCATCGCCGCGTCCGCCCCCACCGCCGTACCCCCGGAACAGGGCGCCGTATGGGCCTACCCGCAACCGACCTGCACGGATGCGGAGATCGCCTTCACCCTGGGCTCCGCGCTGCTGGGCCGCATCCATCTGTCCGGCCATCTGGACAGAATGACGCCTCATCAACTCGATCTGGTCCAGGACGCGTTGACGACCTACAAATCCATCCGCGCCGACCTGCGCACCGCCCTGCCCTTCTGGCCCCTCGGTCTTCCGGGTTGGACGGACGACTGGATCGCGCTGGGTCTGCGACCGCCGGTCGCGGGCACGGGTCCGGTGTACGTGACGGTGTGGCGCCGGGCCGGAGCCACCGAACGGTCCTTCGCGCTCCCGCACTTGGCGGATCAGCATGGCGCGGACGGGGGAAGTGTGCGGGTGGAGATCCTTCATCCGAGGGCGACGAAGGCGACTGCGGAGTGGGACGGCTCAGGGCTCCGAGTGAGCATGCCCGAAGCCCCCTCGGTCCTCTTGCTACGGCTCACAACAGCCGCGCCCTAA
- a CDS encoding GAF domain-containing protein: MNAVALSETVLENARPEVAEWLAEYVVRHGGFVGSVHLSEPAEDGEIVLVAAYNLPPGVVNGAAVVVIGKGMAGVTAERRAPIGISDLQTDTSGVARPPARASHAKGSVTLPVFAPDDPEKLVAVVGLGFAEHREFTDEEIAKFGEDAATVLTVA; encoded by the coding sequence ATGAATGCCGTAGCTCTGAGCGAGACCGTCCTGGAGAACGCCCGTCCCGAAGTCGCCGAGTGGCTCGCCGAGTACGTGGTGCGCCATGGCGGCTTCGTCGGATCCGTCCATCTCTCCGAGCCCGCCGAGGACGGCGAGATCGTCCTCGTGGCCGCGTACAACCTGCCGCCGGGCGTGGTGAACGGCGCCGCCGTCGTCGTCATAGGCAAGGGCATGGCCGGGGTCACCGCCGAGCGCCGGGCGCCGATCGGCATCAGCGACCTGCAGACCGACACCTCGGGCGTCGCCCGTCCGCCGGCCCGCGCCTCGCACGCCAAGGGCTCGGTCACGCTGCCCGTCTTCGCGCCGGACGACCCCGAGAAGCTCGTCGCCGTGGTCGGCCTGGGCTTCGCGGAGCACCGCGAGTTCACGGACGAGGAGATCGCGAAGTTCGGCGAGGACGCGGCGACCGTGCTGACCGTGGCCTGA